The Clostridiaceae bacterium HFYG-1003 genome includes a window with the following:
- a CDS encoding CDP-alcohol phosphatidyltransferase family protein, giving the protein MIIGKYNGSVLLTYLGVILAVIGLGFALNGQYAQAMICLILAGLCDLFDGTVAERFQRDDEEKAFGREIDSLADMVSFAALPAVLTLRLCGTGPLVLGCAALYVLAAIIRLAYFNLKGTESTRDGRFYHGLPVTYAALIFPLLYLPLAFLPPVVTGVVWPLALVAVAAAFVIDLKVRKPDRAMSLRLLGLAVLMVLLYAAEVILR; this is encoded by the coding sequence ATGATCATCGGAAAATACAATGGGTCCGTTCTGCTGACCTACCTGGGTGTAATCCTGGCTGTCATCGGGCTGGGCTTTGCTCTGAATGGGCAGTACGCCCAGGCGATGATCTGCCTGATTCTGGCCGGCCTGTGCGATCTGTTCGACGGTACCGTGGCCGAGCGCTTTCAACGGGACGACGAGGAGAAAGCCTTTGGCCGGGAGATCGATTCCCTGGCCGACATGGTGTCCTTTGCTGCCCTGCCGGCGGTGCTGACCCTGAGACTTTGCGGAACCGGGCCTCTGGTACTGGGCTGCGCGGCCCTCTATGTCCTGGCGGCCATCATCCGCCTGGCCTATTTCAACCTCAAGGGCACGGAGTCGACCCGGGACGGCCGGTTTTATCACGGCCTGCCGGTAACCTATGCGGCGCTGATCTTTCCCCTGCTGTACCTGCCCCTGGCTTTCCTGCCGCCGGTGGTCACCGGGGTGGTCTGGCCGCTGGCCTTGGTGGCCGTTGCGGCCGCCTTTGTCATTGATCTGAAGGTCAGAAAGCCGGATCGGGCCATGAGCCTGCGGCTTCTCGGACTGGCGGTCCTGATGGTGCTGCTGTACGCGGCGGAGGTGATCCTGCGATGA
- a CDS encoding general stress protein produces the protein MNDHRKLNQNLNANSEEAHSISQNRKNTQVPVPDRETDQEALHLDIIPGEGELNEQLKDKQIFGVYRDEEGTDRAIRQLNKLGYRGADIYVYTQNEELSRRITEDSQKDVNILSCSDGSDFAGESYQKGDVVLCVRKDAERFGSTGSDREEADTTVEVAQKVAQDKQRG, from the coding sequence TTGAACGATCATCGGAAGCTCAATCAGAACCTGAATGCAAATTCAGAAGAGGCACACAGCATCAGTCAGAACCGGAAAAATACTCAGGTACCGGTTCCCGACCGCGAAACCGATCAGGAAGCACTCCATCTGGATATTATCCCGGGAGAGGGCGAGCTGAACGAACAGCTTAAAGACAAACAGATTTTCGGTGTCTACCGCGATGAAGAAGGCACTGACCGGGCGATCCGCCAGTTGAACAAGCTGGGCTATCGGGGAGCCGATATCTATGTCTACACTCAGAATGAAGAGTTGTCCCGACGCATTACGGAGGACTCCCAGAAAGATGTCAACATTCTGTCCTGCAGTGACGGATCCGACTTCGCCGGCGAAAGTTACCAGAAAGGGGATGTGGTTCTGTGCGTGCGCAAGGACGCCGAACGATTCGGTTCAACCGGTTCTGATCGAGAGGAAGCCGATACCACGGTGGAGGTTGCGCAAAAAGTAGCGCAGGATAAGCAGCGCGGTTAA
- a CDS encoding PEP-utilizing enzyme translates to MRYNKSPAMDGETDMELKLIELKNAVDPKSCGNKAAGLAALTRAGFRVPPGWVIPREAVEALLDQQGLLEPVRNALSGLTPDTVDDVANRLEQLSRNLKLGEPERQSIRDALGAEGSWAVRSSGTLEDLAEASFAGQYETWLNVPISAVSDRVLDCIRSLWRRPVLTYLLHQGLDPAKASLAVLIQEMVPADLAGVMFTVNPNTGADTEVVIEAVRGLGDALVSGQATPQTFTCDWYRDKISLPAAESLLSRGQVRVLARAALKIQKLFGHPVDVEFAVVGGRNYALQTRPVTKIRYAGLTDQWTTADLKDGGVSATVSKPLMLSLYQYVWDTQLKDFLLESRILRPKELRGLSLVRFGRMYWNLSVVKAAMAKVPGYRERAFDEELGIEPTYAGEGAVTDWSPGRAANLLSMALAQKQILKKRLSQNETLKQELLTGYDSFRRELADLSGNDLKAAWIRLVRDLYLKSEGIYFRQIFINTIQISLQRDAILKHTDQAGYYDLIGGLTNVSHLRPFYDLWDVSRQILGSESAVRYWQDHSPEELSAALRSGASENGLDQLRTVWERYGYHSDRELDISWPDFAEDPASLIASLRDALALPDESGPEAAKRRVHLQYLDALDGVGRTKGSAVRQKVSQKVERIRQLLWWREEFRDISTRYYHLIRQTSRKLADLLVQDGILEQASDLWFLTMTQILALLEEKLSPEQVRDAVRRGRDYTESFRSYASDNEIGEGASVSHPLPTGAGWNEAVLTGLPASGGRIRGRARVIAGLEDIDRIAPGDLLVTRFTDTGWTSKFALLSGVITEYGGALCHAAIVSREYGIPCIVGVRGAMEAIRDGDWITMDGATGTIYREESL, encoded by the coding sequence ATGAGATACAACAAATCACCCGCTATGGATGGGGAGACAGATATGGAACTGAAACTGATTGAACTGAAAAACGCCGTGGATCCGAAGAGCTGCGGCAATAAAGCGGCCGGCCTGGCTGCGCTGACGCGCGCCGGCTTCCGGGTGCCCCCGGGGTGGGTCATCCCCCGGGAGGCGGTGGAAGCGCTGCTTGACCAGCAGGGATTGCTGGAACCGGTCCGGAACGCCCTGTCCGGGCTGACTCCGGATACGGTGGATGATGTGGCGAATCGCCTCGAGCAGCTGTCACGGAACCTGAAGCTCGGTGAGCCGGAGCGCCAGAGCATCCGGGATGCCCTGGGCGCAGAGGGCAGCTGGGCCGTCCGATCGTCCGGCACGCTGGAAGATCTGGCCGAGGCGTCCTTTGCCGGACAATATGAGACCTGGCTGAACGTGCCGATCTCAGCGGTTTCGGACCGCGTCCTGGACTGCATCCGCTCGCTGTGGCGGCGTCCGGTTCTGACTTACCTGCTCCACCAGGGACTGGATCCGGCCAAGGCGTCACTGGCCGTTCTGATTCAGGAGATGGTCCCGGCCGACCTGGCCGGTGTCATGTTCACGGTCAATCCCAATACCGGAGCAGATACGGAAGTGGTGATCGAAGCGGTCCGGGGACTGGGCGACGCCCTTGTATCCGGTCAGGCTACGCCCCAGACCTTCACCTGCGACTGGTACCGGGACAAGATCAGTCTGCCGGCAGCGGAGTCGCTTCTGAGCCGCGGACAGGTCCGCGTTCTGGCCCGGGCAGCTCTGAAAATCCAGAAACTCTTCGGACATCCGGTCGATGTCGAATTTGCCGTGGTCGGCGGGCGAAACTACGCCCTGCAGACCAGACCGGTCACGAAAATCCGCTATGCCGGGCTGACCGATCAGTGGACGACGGCGGATCTCAAGGACGGAGGCGTTTCGGCCACCGTCAGCAAGCCTCTGATGCTGAGCCTGTACCAGTATGTATGGGACACCCAGCTGAAAGACTTCCTTCTGGAATCGCGCATTCTCCGTCCGAAGGAACTGCGTGGCCTGTCGCTGGTCCGGTTCGGCCGCATGTACTGGAATCTGTCCGTGGTCAAGGCCGCCATGGCCAAAGTCCCCGGCTACCGGGAACGGGCCTTTGACGAGGAACTGGGCATTGAACCAACCTATGCGGGGGAGGGTGCGGTGACGGACTGGAGTCCGGGCCGCGCGGCCAATCTTCTGTCCATGGCGCTGGCTCAGAAGCAGATTCTGAAGAAACGCCTGAGTCAGAACGAAACGCTGAAGCAGGAACTCCTGACCGGCTACGACAGCTTCCGCCGGGAACTGGCAGACTTGTCGGGCAATGACCTGAAGGCCGCCTGGATCCGTCTGGTGCGGGATCTGTATCTGAAAAGTGAAGGTATTTACTTTCGCCAGATCTTCATCAATACGATTCAGATCAGTCTTCAGCGGGATGCCATCTTAAAGCACACCGACCAGGCGGGCTACTATGACCTCATCGGCGGTCTGACCAACGTTTCCCATCTGCGGCCGTTCTATGACCTGTGGGATGTTTCACGGCAGATTCTGGGCAGCGAATCCGCGGTGCGGTACTGGCAGGACCACTCACCGGAGGAGCTGTCCGCTGCCCTGCGCAGCGGCGCTTCGGAAAACGGTCTGGATCAGCTGCGGACGGTCTGGGAGCGTTACGGCTACCACTCCGACCGGGAACTGGATATTTCCTGGCCGGATTTCGCGGAGGATCCCGCCTCGCTCATCGCATCGCTGCGGGATGCCCTGGCGCTCCCCGATGAATCGGGGCCGGAGGCAGCCAAACGCCGGGTGCATTTGCAGTATCTCGATGCGCTGGATGGCGTCGGCCGGACCAAAGGTTCCGCCGTCCGGCAAAAGGTCAGTCAGAAGGTGGAGCGAATCCGGCAGCTGCTGTGGTGGCGCGAGGAGTTCCGGGACATTTCCACACGCTATTATCACCTGATCCGGCAAACCAGTCGGAAGCTGGCCGATCTCCTGGTTCAGGACGGAATCCTGGAGCAGGCGTCGGACCTGTGGTTCCTGACCATGACGCAGATCCTGGCCCTGCTGGAGGAGAAGCTTTCCCCCGAGCAGGTTCGTGACGCCGTTCGCCGGGGGCGCGACTATACGGAAAGCTTCCGCAGCTATGCCAGCGACAATGAAATCGGAGAGGGGGCTTCGGTCAGTCATCCGCTGCCCACCGGTGCCGGCTGGAACGAGGCCGTTCTGACCGGACTTCCCGCTTCCGGCGGACGGATCCGGGGCCGGGCCCGGGTCATCGCCGGTCTGGAGGACATCGACCGGATTGCCCCTGGCGATCTGCTGGTTACCCGCTTTACCGACACCGGCTGGACGAGCAAGTTCGCCCTGCTGAGCGGCGTCATTACTGAATACGGCGGAGCTCTCTGCCATGCCGCCATTGTCTCCCGCGAATACGGCATCCCCTGCATTGTAGGCGTCCGGGGAGCCATGGAGGCGATCCGGGACGGCGACTGGATTACCATGGACGGAGCGACGGGAACGATTTACCGGGAGGAGAGTCTATGA
- a CDS encoding CDP-archaeol synthase, whose product MLNRLGEIYVTLAPAILAGVLNMIWVRLPWALSLAIPMDRGIIRSDGYRLLGDHKTWKGFLGMIGLGALSALFWGGLLPSLGLEQSNLLYRIRSNTPEWNLITGGLLGLGYALAELPNSWLKRRLGITPGKAPAGSWKWFFVFWDQADSVLGILIVLRFFWPIAGGIFVLALLAGSLTHLLLNMLLYLLKLRKNMF is encoded by the coding sequence GTGCTGAATCGACTGGGCGAAATATATGTGACACTGGCACCGGCGATCCTGGCCGGGGTTCTGAATATGATCTGGGTCCGGCTGCCCTGGGCCCTGTCCCTGGCCATCCCCATGGATCGGGGGATCATCCGGTCAGATGGATATCGTCTGCTGGGTGACCACAAAACCTGGAAGGGTTTTCTCGGCATGATCGGCCTGGGAGCCCTGAGCGCGCTGTTTTGGGGCGGACTGCTGCCATCCCTCGGTCTGGAGCAGTCAAACCTGCTCTATCGGATCCGATCCAATACTCCGGAGTGGAACCTGATCACTGGCGGACTGCTGGGACTGGGGTACGCTTTGGCCGAACTGCCCAACTCCTGGTTGAAGCGTCGGCTTGGCATCACCCCGGGAAAAGCTCCGGCCGGATCCTGGAAATGGTTCTTCGTTTTCTGGGACCAGGCTGACTCCGTTCTGGGAATCCTGATTGTACTCCGGTTCTTTTGGCCCATCGCGGGCGGGATATTTGTCCTAGCCCTCCTGGCCGGAAGCCTGACCCACCTCCTGCTGAATATGCTGCTGTATCTGTTGAAACTTCGTAAAAATATGTTCTGA
- a CDS encoding aminotransferase class I/II-fold pyridoxal phosphate-dependent enzyme: MSKPVLSAHFESRTPSDVRLAQMKYAERKVKPEAVINVGIGNVSLPTNPAMMDRMFHLDAPGSPFNKGVVRYTATGGFDETKDAFINILKSQGFDTSKLQVMVTDGGSTAMELLIVGVCGPAGSSEKPLMMIDPAYTNYISFAERLGRKTVTVKRKMSVDGKFDLPELSTIEAVIKESKPAALLVIPYDNPTGQLYDMTTMKALAELCVKYNLWMVSDEAYRELFYVDNPELVSIWGITDKEVPGIEGRRIGIETASKVWNACGLRIGAIVTDSPEFANRCQAEYTANLCANAIGQYIFGALAHQSKEELNNWCRDLRNYYGDTIKRVSARFKELEPRLIISSPDASIYSVIDVRDVVKPGFDSIDFTLFCAGEGVVDMDGVSTTLLCAPMKGFYDIPAGEANPGSTQFRISYVESPEGMMKVPELFVELLRQYEANR; the protein is encoded by the coding sequence TTGAGTAAACCAGTATTGTCTGCCCATTTTGAATCCAGAACCCCATCCGATGTTCGCCTGGCCCAAATGAAATACGCCGAGCGAAAAGTCAAGCCGGAAGCCGTCATTAATGTCGGCATCGGAAATGTATCACTGCCCACCAATCCGGCCATGATGGACCGGATGTTCCATCTGGATGCCCCGGGCAGCCCCTTCAACAAGGGAGTCGTCCGCTACACCGCCACCGGCGGATTCGACGAGACCAAAGATGCTTTCATCAACATCCTGAAATCCCAGGGGTTTGATACCTCCAAGCTTCAGGTCATGGTTACCGATGGCGGATCCACCGCCATGGAATTGCTGATTGTCGGAGTCTGCGGACCGGCCGGATCCAGCGAAAAGCCCCTCATGATGATTGACCCGGCTTACACCAACTACATTTCCTTTGCTGAACGCCTGGGCCGCAAGACGGTCACCGTCAAGCGGAAAATGAGTGTAGATGGGAAATTCGACCTGCCGGAACTTTCCACAATAGAAGCGGTGATCAAAGAAAGCAAGCCCGCCGCTCTTCTCGTCATTCCTTACGACAATCCCACCGGTCAGCTCTATGACATGACAACCATGAAGGCGCTGGCTGAACTGTGCGTCAAGTACAACCTGTGGATGGTCAGCGATGAAGCATACCGTGAACTGTTCTATGTCGACAATCCGGAACTGGTCTCCATCTGGGGAATCACCGATAAGGAAGTTCCGGGCATTGAAGGCCGCCGCATCGGAATCGAAACGGCTTCCAAGGTTTGGAACGCCTGCGGTCTGCGCATTGGCGCGATTGTAACCGACTCCCCGGAATTCGCCAACCGCTGCCAGGCTGAATATACCGCCAACCTTTGTGCCAACGCCATCGGACAGTATATTTTCGGTGCCCTGGCTCACCAGAGCAAGGAAGAGCTGAACAACTGGTGCAGAGACCTGCGCAACTACTACGGCGATACCATCAAGAGAGTATCCGCCCGGTTTAAGGAACTCGAACCCCGCCTGATTATCTCCAGCCCCGACGCGTCGATCTACAGCGTCATCGATGTCCGGGACGTGGTCAAGCCAGGATTTGATTCCATCGACTTCACCCTGTTCTGTGCCGGAGAAGGTGTAGTGGATATGGATGGGGTCAGCACGACCCTCCTTTGCGCACCCATGAAGGGCTTCTACGACATTCCCGCCGGCGAAGCCAATCCTGGATCCACTCAGTTCCGCATCTCCTACGTGGAATCTCCCGAAGGCATGATGAAGGTTCCGGAGCTGTTTGTCGAACTGCTCCGCCAGTACGAAGCCAACCGTTAA
- the amrS gene encoding AmmeMemoRadiSam system radical SAM enzyme codes for MITCPVCPHHCKLTETSFGRCGARTEREGRSFPLNYGLATALHLDPIEKKPLLHFHPGKTILSYGSYGCNMRCTFCQNYTISTLRQPEGTPITPRELADEAIRLIPSGNLGVAFTYNEPTICPEFIIDTGRLVHEAGLLNVVVTNGFTSPETMEALLEVVDAFNIDLKAFREDFYHRMGGGLEPVKQSIAAAFKRSHVEVTTLVIPGENDSPEKMKEECQWLASLSKEIPLHLSRFFPAYLMMDKPPTPIATLKTLEAIACKYLTHVHLGNV; via the coding sequence ATGATTACCTGTCCGGTCTGTCCGCATCACTGCAAGCTGACCGAAACCAGCTTCGGGCGCTGCGGTGCCCGCACGGAACGGGAAGGCCGCTCCTTCCCTCTGAACTACGGCCTGGCTACGGCCCTGCACCTGGATCCCATCGAAAAAAAACCGCTGCTCCATTTCCACCCGGGAAAAACCATTCTTTCCTATGGCAGCTATGGCTGCAATATGCGGTGTACCTTCTGCCAGAACTATACCATCTCTACCCTGCGCCAGCCGGAGGGAACGCCGATCACACCGCGCGAACTGGCTGATGAGGCCATCCGCCTGATTCCTTCGGGCAATCTGGGGGTTGCCTTTACTTACAACGAACCAACCATCTGTCCCGAGTTCATCATTGACACGGGCCGGCTGGTCCATGAAGCCGGTCTGCTCAACGTTGTCGTCACCAACGGCTTTACCTCCCCTGAAACCATGGAAGCGCTGCTGGAAGTAGTAGATGCCTTCAACATTGACCTGAAAGCCTTCCGGGAGGACTTCTACCACCGGATGGGCGGAGGCCTGGAGCCGGTGAAGCAATCCATTGCGGCAGCCTTCAAGCGTTCCCATGTGGAGGTCACCACGCTGGTGATTCCCGGTGAAAATGACTCACCCGAGAAAATGAAAGAGGAATGCCAGTGGCTGGCCTCGCTTTCCAAGGAGATCCCACTGCATCTGTCCCGCTTTTTCCCGGCTTACTTAATGATGGATAAGCCGCCCACCCCGATCGCAACCCTGAAAACCCTGGAAGCCATCGCCTGCAAGTATCTGACCCATGTCCATCTGGGCAACGTCTGA
- a CDS encoding exonuclease domain-containing protein, with the protein MNSYSFFDVETPSLYHDSICQIAVIHAPQIPSGGVTRSTFPEWLTSPGDLPRKPSAVHESHQSPPDGWTELDFLVDPEDTFHPRNISIHGIRPAQVAGKPKFPEVWDQIHPLFQEQIIVGHNVRFDLSVLTKNLYHYHLTPPSFYFIDTVELLRNLVPECRQGLKECCRYFSINLEQHHDALSDTRATMELFRILTQDLSGLNRFIHRYEPGDQMIGYDRGMCRNPATGKWPAARLSQMTRKILEMKQLVADIGSDRVITARELSHLNRWIQTNEDLSGSYPFDALHLTVDSILQDGRMDPEEEAILLELIDSFLNPLAGSQPCLDQANDLNGRSVCLTGEFSRGSRTEIEQLLLHLGASISKGVTRKTDVLLVGALGDERWSFGNYGTKVKKALELKEKGQPIEILSEKDACLDQIGK; encoded by the coding sequence TTGAACAGCTACAGCTTTTTTGATGTGGAGACGCCCAGTCTCTACCACGATTCGATTTGTCAGATTGCCGTCATTCATGCCCCGCAGATCCCTTCCGGGGGAGTCACCCGCAGCACGTTTCCGGAATGGTTGACATCACCGGGGGATCTGCCGCGAAAGCCATCCGCAGTCCATGAATCTCATCAATCACCCCCCGACGGATGGACCGAACTGGATTTCCTGGTGGATCCGGAGGATACCTTTCACCCCCGCAATATTTCGATTCACGGAATCCGACCTGCCCAGGTTGCGGGCAAGCCCAAATTTCCGGAAGTCTGGGATCAGATCCATCCCTTGTTCCAGGAGCAGATCATTGTCGGGCATAACGTCCGGTTTGATCTGTCGGTTCTGACGAAAAACCTCTACCATTACCACCTCACACCGCCCTCATTTTATTTTATCGATACCGTGGAGCTTCTCCGAAATCTGGTGCCGGAATGCCGTCAGGGCTTAAAGGAGTGCTGCCGCTACTTCAGCATCAACCTGGAACAGCACCATGATGCCCTGAGTGATACCCGCGCCACCATGGAACTGTTCCGGATCCTCACCCAGGATCTGTCCGGCCTGAATCGCTTTATTCACCGCTATGAACCCGGGGATCAGATGATCGGGTATGACCGCGGAATGTGCCGCAACCCGGCCACCGGAAAATGGCCGGCTGCCCGCCTGTCCCAAATGACCCGAAAAATTCTGGAAATGAAGCAGCTCGTAGCAGACATCGGATCAGACCGGGTGATCACAGCCAGGGAGCTGTCCCATCTGAACCGATGGATTCAGACCAATGAAGACTTAAGCGGCAGCTATCCCTTCGATGCTCTGCATCTGACCGTTGATTCCATCCTGCAGGATGGACGAATGGACCCTGAGGAAGAGGCCATTCTGCTGGAATTGATCGATTCCTTCCTGAATCCCCTCGCCGGCTCACAGCCCTGCCTGGATCAGGCCAATGATTTGAACGGGCGTTCCGTCTGCCTGACCGGAGAATTCAGCCGGGGCAGCCGGACCGAGATTGAACAGCTGCTGCTGCACCTGGGCGCTTCGATCTCCAAGGGCGTCACCCGAAAAACCGACGTCCTGCTGGTCGGCGCGTTGGGCGATGAGCGGTGGAGCTTCGGCAATTACGGCACCAAGGTGAAAAAAGCACTGGAACTGAAGGAAAAAGGACAACCCATCGAGATTCTCTCGGAAAAGGACGCCTGCCTGGATCAAATCGGGAAGTAA
- the mutM gene encoding DNA-formamidopyrimidine glycosylase: protein MPELPEIQTIVTGLNRLILHKTIQSFDWNWAKSFPNSEAAVHSALNRSVTGVRRRGKAVLLDLDNGRTLLVHLKMTGQLVVQPPDEESPFPDRSTRVVIRFTDGTTLYFNDQRKFGWVKILTKEELAVQPFLASLGPEPLSRRFTGDHFRERLLRHRETTVKAALLNQTVLAGIGNIYCDEALFLAGILPDRKVKSLSDQEIRRLHRSLRKVLRISIELGGSTRRNYLSAEGVRGHYLDQAYVYGRDGEPCRTCGTPIRKTRVAGRGTHFCPHCQS from the coding sequence ATGCCTGAACTACCCGAAATTCAAACGATTGTCACCGGACTCAACCGGCTCATCCTGCATAAAACCATCCAATCCTTCGACTGGAACTGGGCTAAGTCCTTCCCCAATTCAGAAGCAGCCGTCCATTCCGCCCTGAACCGGTCGGTCACCGGAGTCCGCCGCCGGGGTAAGGCTGTCCTGCTGGATCTGGACAATGGCCGGACCCTGCTGGTCCACCTGAAGATGACGGGCCAGCTGGTGGTGCAGCCGCCGGATGAAGAGAGCCCCTTTCCCGACCGCAGTACGCGGGTCGTCATCCGTTTCACCGACGGCACCACCCTGTACTTCAACGATCAGCGCAAGTTCGGCTGGGTGAAGATCCTGACGAAGGAGGAACTGGCCGTTCAGCCGTTTCTGGCCAGTCTGGGACCCGAACCCCTGAGCCGGCGCTTCACCGGTGACCATTTCAGGGAGCGGCTGCTCCGCCACCGGGAGACCACCGTCAAGGCTGCACTGCTCAACCAGACGGTGCTGGCCGGCATCGGCAACATCTACTGTGACGAAGCCCTGTTCCTGGCCGGCATCCTGCCCGACCGCAAGGTGAAATCTCTGAGTGACCAGGAGATCCGCCGCCTCCACCGCTCCCTGCGCAAAGTCCTGCGGATCTCCATTGAGCTGGGCGGCTCCACCCGGCGCAACTACCTCAGCGCCGAAGGAGTCCGCGGCCACTATCTGGATCAGGCCTATGTCTACGGCCGAGACGGCGAGCCCTGCCGAACCTGTGGAACCCCCATCCGAAAAACCCGAGTGGCCGGGCGGGGCACTCACTTTTGCCCACACTGCCAGAGCTGA
- the amrA gene encoding AmmeMemoRadiSam system protein A: MSILAAYCVPHPPLILPQVGRGEEKRIAATIEAYRTVANEIAQLAPDTILLTSPHLPMYQDYFHIAPGKAGKGDMSRFGAPGVQLEVPYDTTFVRELSLALAKVSFPGGTEGERDPELDHASFVPLSFILERYQDFQLVRIGLSGLDLTRHYELGQHLKAMADTLNRRCVFVASGDLSHRLTPDGPYGFHPSGPRYDEQIMSLLARADFGGILAMDPDLCEEAGECGHRSFAIMAGALDRTRVEARKLSYEGPFGVGYGVVSFHPQGPDESRAFLEIYRQQSQQEVQKARTNAHPLVQLALSVIRDRLEGHRAHRNPPADLSLPEAFAKERAGVFVSLKKHGRLRGCIGTIAPTTESIIEEVKRNAVEAAFFDPRFSPLEADELPDLVCSVDVLEPAEPISGLAELDPLTYGVIATSGRRRGLLLPNLAGIDTADEQVRIAKAKAGIGEDEPFTLERFKVVRYQ; this comes from the coding sequence ATGTCGATACTTGCTGCTTATTGCGTTCCCCATCCGCCCCTGATTTTGCCGCAGGTTGGACGCGGTGAAGAAAAGAGGATCGCTGCCACCATTGAAGCGTACCGGACCGTAGCGAACGAAATCGCTCAGCTGGCACCGGATACCATTCTTCTGACCAGTCCCCATCTGCCCATGTACCAGGATTACTTCCACATTGCACCAGGAAAAGCGGGCAAGGGCGACATGTCCCGGTTCGGCGCACCCGGAGTTCAGCTGGAGGTGCCCTATGACACGACATTTGTCCGGGAACTGTCGCTGGCACTGGCCAAAGTGAGTTTTCCCGGCGGTACGGAAGGGGAACGGGATCCGGAGCTGGATCACGCCAGCTTTGTCCCCCTCTCCTTCATTCTGGAGCGTTATCAGGATTTTCAGCTCGTCCGAATCGGTCTCTCCGGGCTGGATCTGACCCGTCACTATGAACTGGGACAACACCTCAAGGCGATGGCTGACACACTGAACCGACGCTGCGTCTTTGTCGCCTCGGGCGATCTGTCGCACCGCCTGACGCCGGACGGCCCCTATGGATTTCATCCCAGCGGGCCGCGCTACGATGAGCAGATCATGTCGCTGCTGGCCAGGGCAGATTTCGGCGGAATCCTGGCAATGGATCCGGATCTGTGCGAAGAAGCCGGGGAATGCGGCCACCGCTCCTTTGCGATTATGGCCGGAGCGCTGGACCGAACCAGAGTGGAAGCCAGGAAACTAAGCTATGAAGGACCTTTCGGAGTAGGCTATGGCGTCGTATCATTCCACCCCCAGGGGCCGGACGAATCCAGGGCATTCCTGGAAATCTACCGGCAGCAGTCACAGCAGGAGGTGCAAAAAGCGCGGACAAATGCGCACCCGCTGGTGCAGCTGGCTTTGTCGGTGATCCGCGATCGGCTGGAGGGACACCGCGCGCACAGGAATCCGCCGGCAGATCTGTCCCTGCCTGAGGCGTTTGCCAAAGAGCGGGCCGGGGTGTTCGTTTCCTTGAAAAAGCATGGCAGGCTCCGCGGCTGCATCGGCACCATTGCTCCCACCACGGAATCCATCATCGAGGAAGTGAAGCGCAATGCTGTGGAAGCTGCGTTTTTTGATCCCCGCTTTTCCCCGCTTGAGGCGGATGAACTGCCGGATCTCGTCTGCAGCGTCGATGTGCTGGAACCGGCGGAGCCAATCTCCGGCCTCGCCGAGCTCGATCCCCTGACGTACGGCGTCATTGCAACCAGCGGACGGCGCCGCGGACTGCTGCTGCCGAATCTGGCCGGGATTGATACGGCCGATGAACAAGTTCGCATCGCCAAAGCCAAAGCCGGCATCGGCGAGGACGAGCCCTTTACTCTGGAACGATTTAAGGTGGTGAGGTATCAATGA